GCTGTCTTCCACGCGCAGATCGAACAGCTTGTCCGCCCACGGCCGACCAGTGGATTTGCCGCTGACGATCAAAATTGCGGCGGATTGTTTGCCGCGAATGTCGCCGCCTTCTCCCTGCGCGGCTTCCAGCGCAGCCATCAACCGATCCGCCAAATCGCCTTTCGCGTTTTCAAACGCTTTGGACATCGCTCCCCAAACTGTGTCTTTCAGCATCAAATTGGCCTGCGCGGAATAGTTCGCGCCGACTTTGTGCCCGGCGGCGATGATGCAATGTTCGCCAGTGTGCGCCGCTACGCGACCAGCAGCGTCAATCATCGCAACCTGTCGAACGTCGGCTTGCGCATCGCCCGCCAGCAAAGACTTCAATGCTTCGGGCGCGCTCTTCCCTGCCCGCATCAATTGCAAGCCCAAGGCTCCGTACGAAGGATCAACGATGGATTGCGTCGCCACCGCGCCGACTCCGGCTTCCGCCCAGGTCACCATGCTTCCGACCGAAAACCAGTTCGATTGCACGGCAACGCCAAGCTGGCCGGTTTCCGGGTCGCGCGCGACGATGGAATATGTGTGAACCAATGGTTGGTGGCGCGGCGAAATGGCTTTTGCTGCCTGCTTGTCAGCTTCAGGCGTTTGCGCTAAAACCCAAACAGGAATGAAACAGATCGCTACGACAGTCAGTCGCAAAAAACTTCCAACAGAAAAACGAAGGATTGAAGCGGTCATCGTTGTCTCCAGAATTTGAAATTGGAACCACGGAATTTTGAAAGGAATCGAATGATGAAACATTCAGAGGCATTTGAACAGCTTTGCCAAGACGCCAAAACGCGGGTCAAGGAAATCTCCGTCGCCGAGGTCAAACAGAAACTCGACGCGGGCGAAAAGTTCACCTTCATTGACGTACGCGAAGACAACGAATGGGACATTGACCACGCCGCCGGAGCCGAGCATTTGGGACGCGGCATCATCGAACGCGACATCGAAAAAGTTGTGCCGGACAAAGCCGCCGAAATCGTTCTGTATTGCGGCGGCGGATACCGGTCTGCGCTGGCGGCTGACAACCTGCAACGCATGGGATACACAAACGTGCTTTCTATGGCTGGGGGGATCAAAGCCTGGCGCGACGCCGAATATCCGTTAGAGTAACAAACTCTACAGACTTCCATCGCCGAGCCGAATAAGGTGCGGCCAACAAACCTATGAACATAGGCATAACAGTTTTTCCCACGTATGGCGGCAGCGGCATTGTCGGTTCCGAACTGGGGCGCGAACTGGCGGCGCGCGGGCATTCCGTGCATTTCATCAGCTACGCTTTGCCGACGCGCGTGTGCACGCTCAATGACCGCGTGCATTTTCATCAGGTTGACCTGTTCGATTATCCGCTGTTCGAGTTCCCGCCCTACGATCTGGCGCTGGCCTCCAAAATCCTGGAAGTCGCCGACGCCGAGGGGCTGGACGTGCTGCACATGCACTACGCGATTCCACACGCGACAGCCGCGTTTCTGGCGCGGGAAATGTATAAACCGACGCGCTATTTGCCCTTCGTCACGACGCTGCACGGAACCGACATCACGTTGGTCGGTTCGCGCAAAAGCTTTTTGCCGATTACCAAATTTTCCATCGCGCAATCAGACGCGGTGACCGCAATTTCGCGGTATCTGGCCGACGAAACCTGCCGGACGTTCGGCCTGGGCGGAATCGAAATCATCCCGAACTTCATCAACGCCGAAGATTACCAGCGCCGGGAAAATGCCAAGCTGCGCAGCGAACTTGCTCCACACGGCGAAAAACTGTTGATGCACGTTTCCAATTTCCGCCCGGTCAAACGCATCCGCGATTGCATTCATACGCTCGCAAAAATGCGGGAAACGTCAAAACTTCCCGCGCGTCTGGTGATGTGCGGCGACGGACCGGAACGCGCCGCCGCCGAAACGCTGTCGCATGATTATGGTTTGGCCAATGAAGTCATTTTCGTCGGCCAGGTTCCCAACATCGCCGATTACCTGTCTGTCGCCGATTTATTGCTGGTACCCAGCGAAACCGAATCGTTTGGTCTGGCTGCACTGGAAGCGATGGCCTGCGAAGTTCCCGTCATCGCCACCCGCGCGGGCGGTTTGCCGGAAGTCGTGCTGAACGGTGAAAACGGGTATCTGGTCAAACTTGGCGACATCAACACCATCGCCGAACACGCGATTGAGATTTTGTCCGACGAAGCCAAACAGCGCGCAATGGGACGCCGGGGCCGCGAATGGGCTGTGGAGCAGTTCAACACGGAGCGGGTAATTCCTCAGTATGAGCGGCTATATGATCGTGTCGCCAGTAGTCGCTTGACGACTCACAAGCTTGCTCCCTGCTGATTGAATCACTCGCGCAGACAAATTACACTTCCGCCATCCCCAAAATGTCCGTATGGCAACAACGAACAAAGCAACCATCAAAGCGGTGGTCTTGACCATCAGCGATTCGGCTTCGCGCTCGGAGCGCGAGGATTTGTCCGGCCCGGCGGTTGTCGCCGAGTTGCAATCGCTGAAAGCGGAAATCATCGCCACGGAAATTTTGCCGGACGAGCGGGCGCTGATCGCCGACCGGTTGCGACAGGTTGCCGACGCGGGCGAAGCCAATTTGATCGTCACCACGGGCGGAACCGGATTTTCGCCTCGTGATGTGACGCCGGAAGCGACGCGCGAAGTCATCGAACGCGAAGCGCCCGGACTGGCAGAATTGATGCGCTCCGAAAGTTTGAAAATCACTCCCCTTGCCGCTTTATCGCGCGCGGTGTGCGGAATTCGCCGCCGAACGCTGATCATCAATTTGCCCGGCAGCGTGCGTGGCGCGCGGGAAAATCTGGCTGCGATTGCGCGCACCTTGCCGCACGCGATTGATCTGCTGATGGAATAAATTTAGGAGGAAATGCAATGAAACTTTTCGCCAACTGGTACCGAATGCTGACGATGGCCATCATCTGCTCGCTGTTCATCAGCGTGCTGGCCGCGGAAAACCCATACGACAAATTCCGCAATCGGGAGTATTCCAACAAAGGTTATTTGTCCGAAGACGAAGAAATGAAGATGGGCGAGCAGGTGCATCAGGAACTGCTCAAGCAGGTTCGCCTGGTCGAAGATCGTTCGATGAACGATTACATCAATCGGCTGGGACAATCGCTGGCGCGGCGTTCCGAACGCCCGAACATTCCCTGGCGCTTTTACATCGTCAATGACAAATCCATCAACGCCTTTGCCACCTTGGGCGGACGAGTTTACGTTCACGCCGGATTGATTGACGCCACCACCAGCGAAGCGCAATTGGCCAGCGTGCTGGGGCATGAAATTGGGCATATTGTCGGACGGCATGGACTGGAAAACGTCAAGAAAGCGCAGAAGCTCGGAATGTTTGCGGTGGGCGCAACGATTGTCGGCGCGATTTTCGGCGGCCAGAGCGGCGCACAAGCCGGTCAGGCAATCGGCAGTTTGGTCGCGGGCGGCTTTTTGATGAAACACAGCCGGGATGCTGAACGCGAAGCGGATTTCCTGGGTCTCTACAACATCAAAAACGCCGGGTACAACACGGGCGGCATGGTGGAAATGTTCGAGATGCTCCAACAAGTGTCTAAAGGCGGGGGCTCGCTGGGTTCCGTCCTGGCCAGCCATCCTGACCCGCGCGAACGCGAAGCCAATACACGTCTGGAAATTGATTCGCACATTCAAGGGTCGGATCGTCGCGGAATTTCCAATTCCAACGATTTTCAACGCTTGAAGGGCGGATTCTCCGCGACAACGAAAACTTCCCCGGCGCGTAAAACGCGGCCACGTCCGTAATGCTGATTGAGGGATAGGGAGAAACAGGGATCGAGGGATGGAGCGGAGAGGCAGGTCGCCGACAGCGCTTCATAAGGTACGAATGAGTATGCCAGCCGCAAAAGTTAGATTTCAGCACAGCACTTCTCGATCCCTCCGTCCCTCATTCTCTTCGTCTCTTCATCTCTCGATCATCTCGCTGCTGATCGTCTTTCTCTTACCCACTGACGGATTCGCACAAAAAAATCAACGTCCCAAACTGCTGCCAGCCGCTCGAAAAGATTTGGCTGGCAAGATTATTCTGCTGCCGCAAGACGACCGGTATCTGGAATTAAAGATGATGGCGCAGATTGCCGATCATTATCTGGCGCTGCCGCCTTCTGGGTTTTTGACGCCGGAACCTCGTTCCGCTGAATTGGTTGAGTGGTTGAAAGGACAAAATTTGGCCGGCGTGACGGGCATACTGGTTTCCCTGGACGCAAACATCACAGAGATTTCGTCCGTCTTGAGACTATTTCGCGCGCAGAATTCCAAGCTGCCAATTTACGGATTTGCCTCCCTGGATTCATCGGCGGACGCTTCGAAACAATCCTGCCAATCGGCGATAGATTTGGTAGCCGACGGTTCGCTGGATTTTCTGTTGATCGGCCAAAACGAAGATTTGAGCGCCAAACCCGCGCAGATCGCGCGCGCGCGGCTGATTGGCGACGCCGTTTCGCGGGAAATTGGCGAAAAGGTCGCGTTCGCCAGCGGGCAAACGTCCCTGCCCGAAATTCTGCTGGCCAAAATGTTGGCGCAACGATTCGGTCGTTCGCCCAGGGTGTTGCCGGTCTATTCCTCCAACGAAGGCCGAACCAGCAAGGACAATGCTTCGGTTTCGCTGAATCAAATCATCAACGCCAAAATCAAATTGCTGGGCGGTTCCGTGATGACGCAGAATCAGGAAACGGCTCCGCAAGTGGACGCGCTGTTGTTCATCCACACACCGCAAACCACCGAAGCCCAGCGCACGGATTTGGTCATGAGCGTACTGCAAACGATTGATTCGGGCGTGCGCGTCACCTTTCTGGATTTGTCGGAAACCACGAAAACCAAGGAAGCAATGCTGACCGAATTGCGCAACCATAAATTGCTGGGCAAGCTCACGTCTTACGCTTCTGCGGCTCCGGGCGATTCTTCGCGCGAGGCAGTGAATCGCGCGCTGGCGCAAACGTCCATCTTTTTCACGGCGATCAAATCCCTGCGCGATGATATTGACCGCGTGCATCGCATTGAACGCGCACAGGTCAATCTGCTTTTCAGCCGGATTCTGGAAGATTGGGGGTATCAGTTGATCGTCCGCCCGCAACTGGAAGAATTCGCCCGACAACAACTGCAAACCGATCCGGCCAAACTCGGCGACAAAACCGATCGCGCTGAAACCTTTACTATTGAGGCGCTGCGAAAACTGGCGACCGAACTGTTCGACGAACAATTTCATCGCAATGTCCACGCAATTTTGATGAACAGCGGCACGCGCATACAGTTTCGCGTCAGCATGCTGCAACAATTACAAGTCCGATTTCCTTCGCAGAACACCGCTGAACCCGAAATCCGACAAATCATCCATACCTTTTTCGAGGGATACTTACCGAACGGAGGTAGGCAGTAGTCAGTAGACAGGATTGAACTTTGGGTGGTTGGTTTCATCGGCATCGGCAATCACCCCATCCTTTTACTTGCCGCGTCTGACGCTCACTACTGTCTACTGACTGCTGCTACTTTTTTGGGGAGGAACGTCACAACTCAATGTCTTTAATGCTCTCAGAGATTGAACAACAACCCACCGCCATTGAACGAACCATCAAACGAGAATCCAAAAAAATCGAACGCTTCGCCGCCCGGTTGCGAGAAAAGCGTCCGCGCTTGATTGTTCTGGTCGCGCGTGGCAGTTCCGACAATGCCGCGCTGTTTGGCCGCTACTTGCTGGAACTCACGACCGGAATTCCGGTGTCGCTGGCGGCTCCGGCGGTTCACACCCTGTACAAAGCCAAATTGGATTTGCGCGACGCGCTGGTTGTCGGCGTGTCGCAATCCGGCGAGGGCATAGACATCAACCTGACACTGGAAAACGCCAAACGTAGCGGCGCGACAACACTGGCCATCACCAACGAAGCGGAATCTTCGATGGCCAAACTCTGTGACGAAGCATTTTTGATTCACGCCGGTCGCGAACGCAGTGTTGCCGCAACCAAAACCTACACCGGGCAGTTGCTGATTTTTCATTTGCTGGCGCGAGCTTTGGGGCAAAGCAAAATGGAAATCGAACGGTTGCCGGAACTTGCCGCCGAAACGCTGAAGCTAAAATCCACAGTTGCTGCGATGGTGGAACGGTACGCCTTTATGGAACAGTGCGTCGTCGTCGGGCGCGGATTGAATTACGCCAACGCTTACGAATTCGCGATCAAGTTGATGGAAACCTGTTACGTGGTGGCCGAGCGGTTTTCCGGCGCCGATTTTTTGCACGGGCCGATTGCGATGGTGGACAGCGGATTTCCTGTGTTTGTGTTCGCTCCGCAGGGGCCGACGCTGAAAGGAATGAATGAATTGCTGGCCAAGCTGAAAACCATCGGGGCGGAAACGCTGGCGATTTCCAGTGACGCGGCGGCGCTGAAAACGGCATCGCGCGGCATCAAAATGCCGCGCATCGAAGAATTGTTGTCGCCGATTCCCTACATCATCCCAGCGCAACTGTTCGCGGCACTGCTGGCCGAAGCCAAAGGCTTAACGCCGGATCAACCTCGCTCACTGTCGAAAGTGACAAAGACAGTCT
This region of Acidobacteriota bacterium genomic DNA includes:
- a CDS encoding DUF1028 domain-containing protein, coding for MTASILRFSVGSFLRLTVVAICFIPVWVLAQTPEADKQAAKAISPRHQPLVHTYSIVARDPETGQLGVAVQSNWFSVGSMVTWAEAGVGAVATQSIVDPSYGALGLQLMRAGKSAPEALKSLLAGDAQADVRQVAMIDAAGRVAAHTGEHCIIAAGHKVGANYSAQANLMLKDTVWGAMSKAFENAKGDLADRLMAALEAAQGEGGDIRGKQSAAILIVSGKSTGRPWADKLFDLRVEDSKEPLVELKRLIKLQRAYNHMNAGDDFFAKNDIAGAVREYGAAEAIAPDNIEMVFWHAITLANAKKVDEALPLFKRVFAADKNWATLVERLPKSNMLPNDPKLIEQILSVAPRK
- a CDS encoding sulfurtransferase; translation: MKHSEAFEQLCQDAKTRVKEISVAEVKQKLDAGEKFTFIDVREDNEWDIDHAAGAEHLGRGIIERDIEKVVPDKAAEIVLYCGGGYRSALAADNLQRMGYTNVLSMAGGIKAWRDAEYPLE
- the bshA gene encoding N-acetyl-alpha-D-glucosaminyl L-malate synthase BshA translates to MNIGITVFPTYGGSGIVGSELGRELAARGHSVHFISYALPTRVCTLNDRVHFHQVDLFDYPLFEFPPYDLALASKILEVADAEGLDVLHMHYAIPHATAAFLAREMYKPTRYLPFVTTLHGTDITLVGSRKSFLPITKFSIAQSDAVTAISRYLADETCRTFGLGGIEIIPNFINAEDYQRRENAKLRSELAPHGEKLLMHVSNFRPVKRIRDCIHTLAKMRETSKLPARLVMCGDGPERAAAETLSHDYGLANEVIFVGQVPNIADYLSVADLLLVPSETESFGLAALEAMACEVPVIATRAGGLPEVVLNGENGYLVKLGDINTIAEHAIEILSDEAKQRAMGRRGREWAVEQFNTERVIPQYERLYDRVASSRLTTHKLAPC
- a CDS encoding MogA/MoaB family molybdenum cofactor biosynthesis protein, producing the protein MATTNKATIKAVVLTISDSASRSEREDLSGPAVVAELQSLKAEIIATEILPDERALIADRLRQVADAGEANLIVTTGGTGFSPRDVTPEATREVIEREAPGLAELMRSESLKITPLAALSRAVCGIRRRTLIINLPGSVRGARENLAAIARTLPHAIDLLME
- a CDS encoding M48 family metalloprotease, translating into MKLFANWYRMLTMAIICSLFISVLAAENPYDKFRNREYSNKGYLSEDEEMKMGEQVHQELLKQVRLVEDRSMNDYINRLGQSLARRSERPNIPWRFYIVNDKSINAFATLGGRVYVHAGLIDATTSEAQLASVLGHEIGHIVGRHGLENVKKAQKLGMFAVGATIVGAIFGGQSGAQAGQAIGSLVAGGFLMKHSRDAEREADFLGLYNIKNAGYNTGGMVEMFEMLQQVSKGGGSLGSVLASHPDPREREANTRLEIDSHIQGSDRRGISNSNDFQRLKGGFSATTKTSPARKTRPRP
- a CDS encoding DUF4127 family protein; this encodes MAGKIILLPQDDRYLELKMMAQIADHYLALPPSGFLTPEPRSAELVEWLKGQNLAGVTGILVSLDANITEISSVLRLFRAQNSKLPIYGFASLDSSADASKQSCQSAIDLVADGSLDFLLIGQNEDLSAKPAQIARARLIGDAVSREIGEKVAFASGQTSLPEILLAKMLAQRFGRSPRVLPVYSSNEGRTSKDNASVSLNQIINAKIKLLGGSVMTQNQETAPQVDALLFIHTPQTTEAQRTDLVMSVLQTIDSGVRVTFLDLSETTKTKEAMLTELRNHKLLGKLTSYASAAPGDSSREAVNRALAQTSIFFTAIKSLRDDIDRVHRIERAQVNLLFSRILEDWGYQLIVRPQLEEFARQQLQTDPAKLGDKTDRAETFTIEALRKLATELFDEQFHRNVHAILMNSGTRIQFRVSMLQQLQVRFPSQNTAEPEIRQIIHTFFEGYLPNGGRQ
- a CDS encoding SIS domain-containing protein, which encodes MSLMLSEIEQQPTAIERTIKRESKKIERFAARLREKRPRLIVLVARGSSDNAALFGRYLLELTTGIPVSLAAPAVHTLYKAKLDLRDALVVGVSQSGEGIDINLTLENAKRSGATTLAITNEAESSMAKLCDEAFLIHAGRERSVAATKTYTGQLLIFHLLARALGQSKMEIERLPELAAETLKLKSTVAAMVERYAFMEQCVVVGRGLNYANAYEFAIKLMETCYVVAERFSGADFLHGPIAMVDSGFPVFVFAPQGPTLKGMNELLAKLKTIGAETLAISSDAAALKTASRGIKMPRIEELLSPIPYIIPAQLFAALLAEAKGLTPDQPRSLSKVTKTV